From a single Staphylococcus epidermidis genomic region:
- the secY2 gene encoding accessory Sec system protein translocase subunit SecY2, producing MFKKFEYKILYKRIFFTCLILVIYIIGSNISIVSNENLRTHKDSFFKLAITNVGGDLHTLNIFSLGLGPWLSSMIILTLINHKSNDKVKTQTRRERHFKERALTLIISAAQGFYIIHSYINKHAIKDSNMLILLLVLITGTLLMVWLADQNTTYGISGPMPIVLMSLVKSIFNTHFPKLNSSASLITMIIVLLVLALFILFFIELTEYRIEYNDIMNISAKDIPSYLSWKLNPAGSISIMVSLSLFMLTNNIVNFIGRFIVNHNFETHVFNFTNPVGITIYLLLQMILGYFLSRLLINTKRKSKEFLKNGNYFEGIQPGQQTEKFLGSKARRICWFGSIVVAIVLAIPMYSALLVPHLLKEVYFTTQMIVFVYIGINIAETIRAYLYFDSYKQILNKYW from the coding sequence ATGTTTAAGAAATTCGAATATAAAATCTTATATAAAAGAATATTTTTTACATGCTTAATTTTAGTTATATATATTATAGGAAGTAATATTTCAATCGTAAGTAATGAAAATTTAAGAACTCATAAAGACTCCTTTTTTAAGTTAGCTATTACTAATGTAGGTGGGGATTTACATACATTAAATATATTTTCACTAGGACTTGGGCCGTGGTTAAGTTCGATGATTATTTTGACACTAATAAACCACAAAAGTAATGATAAGGTTAAAACACAAACTCGTAGGGAACGACATTTCAAAGAGCGAGCGTTAACACTTATCATTAGTGCTGCTCAAGGATTTTACATTATTCATTCATATATTAATAAACATGCGATTAAAGATAGTAATATGCTCATTTTATTATTAGTCTTAATTACAGGAACGTTGTTAATGGTGTGGTTAGCAGATCAAAATACAACGTATGGCATTTCGGGACCTATGCCAATTGTTTTAATGAGTCTTGTTAAATCTATATTTAATACACATTTTCCCAAATTAAATTCAAGCGCATCTTTAATTACTATGATTATTGTCTTATTAGTGCTGGCCTTATTTATACTCTTCTTCATTGAGTTAACAGAATATCGGATAGAATATAATGATATTATGAATATTTCTGCTAAAGATATACCATCATATTTATCATGGAAACTTAATCCTGCTGGTAGTATCTCTATCATGGTCAGTTTGTCATTATTTATGTTAACGAATAATATCGTTAATTTCATAGGACGCTTTATCGTGAATCATAATTTTGAAACACATGTCTTTAATTTTACAAATCCAGTTGGAATTACTATATATCTTCTGTTACAAATGATTTTGGGTTACTTTTTATCAAGATTATTAATTAATACGAAACGTAAATCAAAGGAATTTCTTAAAAATGGGAATTACTTCGAGGGTATACAACCTGGACAGCAGACAGAAAAATTTCTAGGGAGTAAAGCACGTCGTATTTGTTGGTTCGGTTCAATAGTAGTAGCGATTGTACTTGCTATACCAATGTATTCAGCGCTGCTTGTCCCCCACTTACTTAAAGAAGTTTACTTTACAACTCAAATGATTGTATTTGTCTATATTGGAATTAATATCGCTGAAACAATTAGAGCGTACTTATACTTTGACAGCTATAAGCAAATTTTAAATAAATATTGGTAG
- the asp1 gene encoding accessory Sec system protein Asp1: MKRFIPAWYSRNRWWESTSRPFYLKKQYTDFDDMISLMTMHSSNNVDYQLIVLNFSPYLRTFLHRYDLYESHYWSVFDEIQGVGHQTPQAIDYRDLSWPEGTEFIFTPFQIQAITGDNTFSKIHFSQEGYLMWVEDYKYSTIQRRFVFDDRGFISAVRTYTPDGDNNKKHYFSKDGEEIFVEDLNVNTVTINKNFQSKFKRVTYSSMAELIEEKFQSYVERELNEDDSVIVASDERHNSMMARTIDASSLCFSIFTERNKVVTQDLYDSISRAYYCLVDTQANQNMIEHYAGLNMNDINLLRVTPFDAKSLPNQSSQLYDTYIGLWIDGLDEIEIREIVNSLFQYIQHKDGYKLKILTKSRDNLTENLIDEVAHLNDLYHQEKKEISDVIEDVIQNKKETIIDIETVPFEEDLVSVISKLRVVVDLSLEPKLFLQICCIGAGIPQINKKRTDYVKHMHNGYIIDDISQTVESLDYFLAHLKNWNYSYAYSMRLTDDFSSINIIHQINQLFKGDVSSGT, translated from the coding sequence ATGAAACGATTTATACCAGCTTGGTATAGCCGTAACAGATGGTGGGAAAGTACCTCAAGACCATTCTATCTAAAAAAACAGTATACAGATTTTGACGATATGATTAGTTTAATGACAATGCATAGTTCGAATAATGTGGATTATCAATTGATAGTTTTAAATTTTAGTCCATATCTTAGAACATTCCTCCATCGATATGATTTGTATGAAAGTCATTATTGGTCTGTATTTGATGAGATACAGGGCGTTGGACATCAAACGCCTCAAGCTATTGATTATCGCGATCTTTCATGGCCAGAAGGCACTGAATTTATTTTTACTCCCTTTCAAATTCAAGCGATTACAGGTGATAACACGTTTTCTAAAATTCACTTCAGCCAAGAGGGGTACCTGATGTGGGTAGAGGATTACAAGTATAGTACAATTCAAAGACGATTTGTATTCGATGACAGAGGATTTATATCGGCAGTGCGTACTTATACACCTGATGGTGATAACAATAAAAAACACTATTTTTCAAAAGATGGGGAAGAAATATTTGTTGAAGACTTAAATGTTAATACAGTAACGATTAATAAAAATTTCCAATCAAAATTTAAAAGGGTTACGTATTCATCTATGGCTGAGTTGATAGAAGAGAAATTCCAATCATATGTAGAAAGAGAATTGAATGAAGATGATTCTGTTATAGTGGCATCTGATGAACGTCATAATTCAATGATGGCACGCACTATTGATGCATCGTCTTTATGTTTTTCTATTTTTACTGAGCGAAATAAAGTGGTGACACAAGATTTATATGACTCTATTTCTAGAGCATATTATTGTCTCGTTGATACACAAGCTAATCAAAATATGATTGAACACTACGCAGGATTGAACATGAATGATATTAATCTTTTAAGGGTAACGCCTTTTGATGCGAAGTCATTACCTAACCAAAGTAGTCAATTGTATGACACTTATATTGGATTATGGATAGATGGTTTGGACGAGATTGAAATACGAGAGATTGTAAACAGCTTATTTCAATATATTCAACATAAAGATGGCTATAAGTTGAAAATTTTAACTAAGAGTAGAGATAATCTTACGGAAAATCTTATAGATGAAGTTGCTCATCTCAATGATTTATATCACCAAGAGAAAAAGGAAATAAGTGATGTAATTGAAGACGTGATACAGAATAAAAAAGAAACAATCATTGATATTGAAACAGTACCGTTTGAAGAAGATCTTGTAAGCGTTATTTCAAAATTAAGAGTTGTAGTAGATTTATCTTTAGAGCCGAAACTTTTTTTACAAATCTGTTGTATTGGCGCGGGTATACCACAAATTAATAAAAAGAGAACAGATTATGTTAAACATATGCATAATGGATATATTATTGATGACATATCGCAAACTGTAGAATCTTTAGATTATTTTTTGGCACATTTAAAAAATTGGAATTATTCTTATGCATATTCCATGAGATTAACGGATGATTTTAGTTCAATTAATATTATTCATCAAATTAATCAGTTATTTAAAGGTGATGTTTCAAGTGGCACGTAA
- the asp2 gene encoding accessory Sec system protein Asp2, with protein sequence MFQVARKFRVLQVGGHDLGSLFNQKSNVEWDYFDVGLFDFESGYQDVVVHILDEKGQFDFVFVREKYSDSLMKLLSLVSTPYNTVIDNEYWDNQYQQDKTIQRNFIKPLIYENEEQLQQKLEAVTFPGQYGDKVKPIHCRVSIHFDGSYQFNGNESIEVSGRFGESYQPLITWSQNIIADANKVNQIWPEFKVEGDAKIQYTLRLTPVYSTDQPVEKLIYEQDDLDTPIELPARPYQTYVSVSIKAKGKGTLFIGAIHKRWSRLELGQFILGGKRYSDENKQEFIHYFHPGDLKPPLNVYFSGYRTAEGFEGYFMMKRMNAPFILIADPRIEGGAFYLGSENYEQAIRKVIQNALDYLGFANNQLILSGLSMGSFGALYYATKLNPAAVIVGKPLINLGTIANNMKLVRPNDFGTSLDILRLNQNGITNKDVVQLDNHFWKQIQHSDLSMTTFAIAYMEHDDYDKYAFQDLLPVLTKQHARVISKRIPGRHNDDSATVTHWFINFYNLIMEERFGRVTHARR encoded by the coding sequence ATGTTTCAAGTGGCACGTAAATTTAGAGTACTTCAAGTAGGTGGTCATGATTTAGGTTCTTTATTTAATCAAAAAAGTAATGTCGAATGGGATTATTTTGATGTTGGTTTGTTTGATTTTGAAAGTGGCTATCAAGATGTTGTAGTACATATTTTAGATGAAAAAGGACAATTTGATTTTGTTTTTGTACGTGAAAAATATTCTGATTCATTAATGAAACTTTTATCATTAGTCAGTACACCGTATAATACTGTGATTGACAATGAGTATTGGGATAATCAATACCAACAAGATAAGACAATACAACGTAATTTTATAAAACCACTCATTTATGAAAATGAAGAACAATTACAACAAAAACTAGAGGCAGTTACATTTCCTGGGCAATATGGAGATAAAGTTAAACCTATTCATTGTCGCGTTAGTATTCATTTTGATGGTTCTTATCAATTTAATGGAAATGAGTCTATTGAAGTATCAGGACGATTTGGGGAATCATACCAACCCCTCATTACATGGAGTCAAAATATCATTGCTGATGCCAATAAGGTGAATCAAATATGGCCAGAATTTAAAGTTGAAGGTGATGCTAAAATCCAATATACATTGAGATTGACGCCTGTTTATTCAACTGATCAACCAGTAGAAAAGCTAATATATGAACAAGACGATTTAGACACTCCCATAGAACTACCTGCTCGTCCTTATCAAACATATGTGAGTGTATCAATCAAAGCTAAAGGTAAAGGAACATTATTTATAGGTGCTATTCATAAACGTTGGTCACGCTTGGAATTAGGGCAGTTCATATTAGGCGGAAAACGATATAGTGATGAAAATAAGCAAGAATTTATACATTACTTCCATCCTGGAGATTTAAAACCACCACTCAATGTATATTTTAGTGGGTATCGTACTGCTGAGGGCTTTGAAGGGTACTTTATGATGAAACGTATGAATGCTCCATTTATTTTAATAGCTGATCCTAGAATCGAAGGTGGTGCCTTTTACCTAGGGTCAGAGAATTATGAACAGGCAATCCGTAAGGTCATCCAAAATGCTTTGGATTATTTGGGATTTGCGAACAACCAATTAATTCTTTCTGGATTATCAATGGGATCATTTGGCGCACTTTATTACGCTACAAAATTAAATCCAGCGGCTGTTATTGTAGGAAAACCTTTGATAAATCTCGGTACTATTGCTAATAATATGAAACTCGTTCGTCCAAACGATTTTGGAACGTCACTTGATATTTTGCGATTGAATCAAAATGGCATAACTAACAAAGATGTTGTTCAGTTAGATAATCATTTTTGGAAGCAAATTCAGCATAGTGATTTGTCAATGACCACATTTGCGATTGCTTACATGGAGCATGATGATTATGACAAATATGCATTTCAAGATTTATTGCCTGTTCTTACAAAACAACATGCACGTGTGATAAGTAAAAGAATTCCTGGTAGACATAATGATGATTCTGCTACTGTTACTCATTGGTTTATTAATTTTTATAATTTAATCATGGAAGAGCGATTTGGGAGGGTAACACATGCAAGAAGATAG
- the asp3 gene encoding accessory Sec system protein Asp3 — MQEDRKFEVKWRLVNSSTFMYGTKLRFNQDNIYFENPLMPSGTIIHSWYMLTDFAEDRVSPKLPILKKGRQYQFQFNFEVEPEGAAYFKMKFYRKNKEILSHQILKNKKENIVYPREAYSYELELINAGMNHLSFHNIIVQELREDSNQAYEATQYIDPKKKLKVINQIITNIRTHHLDSSNYHRSDMNG, encoded by the coding sequence ATGCAAGAAGATAGGAAATTTGAAGTCAAATGGCGACTAGTTAATTCATCAACTTTTATGTATGGTACAAAATTACGTTTTAATCAAGATAATATCTATTTTGAGAACCCTTTGATGCCATCCGGTACAATCATTCACAGTTGGTATATGTTAACTGATTTTGCAGAAGACCGTGTAAGCCCTAAGCTACCTATTTTAAAAAAAGGGCGCCAATATCAATTTCAATTTAATTTTGAAGTTGAACCTGAGGGTGCGGCTTATTTTAAAATGAAATTTTATCGTAAGAATAAAGAAATTCTTAGTCATCAAATTCTAAAAAATAAAAAAGAAAATATTGTCTATCCTAGAGAAGCATATTCATATGAATTAGAACTTATTAATGCTGGCATGAATCATCTATCTTTTCACAATATAATTGTGCAAGAATTAAGAGAAGATAGTAATCAAGCTTATGAGGCAACGCAATATATAGATCCTAAGAAAAAACTTAAAGTAATTAATCAAATAATAACCAATATAAGGACACATCATCTAGACTCATCAAACTATCACAGGAGTGATATGAATGGCTAA
- the secA2 gene encoding accessory Sec system translocase SecA2 → MAKGVNQIINNIRLRKLRKILNQINALSEEFSNFSDEALQAKTKEFKVYLNDNKASLNHILPQAYATVREASKRVLGMYPKDVQILGAIAMHQGNIAEMQTGEGKTLTATMPLYLNALTGKGAYLITTNDYLAKRDFLEMKPLYEWLGLSVSLGFVDIPEYEYAENEKYELYHHDIVYTTNGRLGFDYLIDNLADDIRAKFLPKLNFAIIDEVDSIILDAAQTPLVISGAPRVQSNLFHIVKKFVETLEKDKDFIVNFNKKEVWLTDEGSEKASHYFKVNSIYQQQYFDLVRMIHLSLRAKYLFKYNLDYFIFDGEIVLIDRITGRMLPGTKLQSGLHQAIEALENVEISQDMSVMATITFQNLFKQFDEFSGMTGTGKLGEKEFFDLYSKVVIEIPTHSPIERDDRPDRVFANGDKKNDAILKTVIGIHETQQPVLLITRTAEAAEYFSAELFKRDIPNNLLIAQNVAKEAQMIAEAGQLSAVTVATSMAGRGTDIKLSKEVHDIGGLAVIINEHMDNSRVDRQLRGRSGRQGDPGYSQIFVSLDDDLVKRWSNSNLAENKNLQTMDASKLESSALFKKRVKSIVNKAQRVSEETAMKNREMANEFEKSISVQRDKIYAERNHILEASDFDDFNFEQLARDVFTKDVKNLDLSSERALVNYIYENLSFVFDEDVSNINMQNDEEIIQFLIQQFTQQFNNRLEVAADSYLKLRFIQKSILKAIDSEWIEQVDNLQQLKASVNNRQNGQRNVIFEYHKVALETYEYMSEDIKRKMVRNLCLSILAFDKDGDMVIHFP, encoded by the coding sequence ATGGCTAAAGGTGTTAACCAAATTATTAATAATATTAGGTTAAGAAAATTGCGCAAAATATTAAATCAAATTAATGCGCTTAGTGAGGAGTTCTCAAATTTTAGTGATGAAGCACTTCAAGCGAAGACAAAAGAATTTAAAGTTTATTTAAATGATAATAAAGCTTCACTCAATCACATTCTGCCACAAGCTTATGCAACAGTTAGAGAGGCTTCTAAGCGCGTTTTAGGTATGTATCCAAAAGATGTGCAGATTTTAGGAGCAATCGCTATGCATCAGGGGAATATTGCAGAAATGCAAACAGGAGAAGGTAAGACGCTTACAGCTACCATGCCTCTGTACTTAAATGCACTTACAGGTAAAGGTGCTTATCTAATCACAACAAATGATTACTTAGCAAAACGCGATTTTTTAGAAATGAAACCACTATATGAATGGCTAGGCTTGTCTGTATCATTAGGATTTGTGGACATTCCAGAATATGAATACGCTGAAAATGAAAAATATGAACTGTACCACCATGACATTGTTTACACGACTAATGGGCGACTAGGGTTTGATTATTTAATTGATAATTTAGCTGATGATATTCGTGCCAAATTTTTACCGAAATTAAACTTTGCTATTATTGATGAAGTCGATTCTATTATATTAGACGCTGCCCAAACGCCTTTAGTTATTTCTGGTGCACCACGTGTACAATCTAATTTATTTCACATCGTTAAAAAGTTTGTTGAAACACTTGAGAAAGATAAAGACTTCATAGTTAATTTTAATAAAAAAGAAGTGTGGCTCACTGATGAGGGCTCGGAAAAAGCAAGCCATTATTTCAAAGTGAATAGTATATACCAACAGCAATATTTTGATTTAGTTAGGATGATTCATTTATCGCTTAGAGCTAAGTATTTATTCAAATATAATTTAGACTATTTTATTTTTGATGGTGAGATTGTGCTTATAGATAGAATAACTGGTCGTATGCTACCTGGAACAAAGCTTCAGTCTGGTTTACATCAAGCTATAGAGGCTCTGGAAAATGTTGAAATTTCTCAAGATATGAGTGTGATGGCAACCATAACATTCCAAAACTTATTTAAGCAATTTGATGAATTTTCAGGTATGACTGGAACAGGTAAATTAGGGGAAAAAGAATTCTTTGATTTATATTCAAAAGTTGTTATAGAGATTCCGACTCACAGTCCGATTGAACGAGATGATAGACCTGATAGAGTATTTGCTAATGGTGACAAAAAGAACGATGCAATTTTAAAGACAGTGATTGGTATACATGAAACTCAACAACCTGTGTTACTAATTACACGTACTGCAGAAGCGGCAGAATATTTTTCAGCTGAGTTATTTAAACGTGATATACCCAACAATTTATTAATCGCTCAAAATGTAGCTAAAGAGGCACAAATGATTGCTGAGGCGGGACAATTATCTGCAGTTACTGTTGCTACAAGTATGGCAGGGCGTGGAACTGATATAAAGTTATCAAAAGAGGTTCATGATATCGGTGGCTTAGCAGTGATTATTAATGAACATATGGATAATAGCCGTGTTGATCGTCAATTAAGAGGACGCTCAGGTCGCCAAGGAGATCCTGGATATTCACAGATTTTTGTATCACTTGATGATGATTTAGTAAAACGTTGGAGTAACTCTAACTTGGCAGAAAATAAAAACCTCCAAACGATGGATGCATCTAAACTAGAAAGTAGTGCACTCTTTAAAAAACGTGTAAAGTCAATTGTTAATAAAGCGCAACGTGTATCTGAAGAGACTGCTATGAAAAATAGAGAAATGGCAAATGAATTCGAAAAAAGTATTAGTGTTCAACGAGATAAAATTTATGCTGAACGTAATCACATACTTGAAGCAAGCGATTTTGATGATTTTAATTTTGAACAGCTTGCACGAGATGTGTTTACAAAAGACGTTAAAAATCTTGACTTAAGTAGTGAACGTGCACTTGTGAATTATATATACGAAAACTTAAGTTTTGTCTTCGATGAAGATGTATCAAATATTAATATGCAAAATGATGAAGAAATCATACAATTCTTAATACAACAATTTACTCAACAATTTAACAATCGTTTAGAAGTTGCTGCTGATTCATATTTAAAACTTCGTTTCATTCAAAAATCAATTTTGAAAGCGATAGATAGCGAATGGATTGAACAAGTAGATAACTTACAACAACTTAAAGCCAGTGTAAACAATCGACAAAATGGACAGCGTAATGTCATTTTTGAATATCATAAAGTGGCTCTTGAAACGTATGAATATATGTCTGAAGATATAAAAAGGAAGATGGTTAGAAATTTATGTTTAAGTATTCTAGCCTTTGATAAGGACGGAGATATGGTCATTCATTTCCCATAA
- the gtfA gene encoding accessory Sec system glycosyltransferase GtfA has protein sequence MTIYNINFGIGWASSGVEYAQVYRAKLLRQLPYPTKFIFLDFIQSENIQTLTSNIGFKDDEVIWLYQYFTDVKIAPTTYTVDDLISELGNEVTRKEQNGKVLRLYLNNQQTFVTCYLKNANEHYVDRAEFVVNGMLIRKDFYSYVRTFSEYYAPFNNKAKIYMRQFYNENGSIAYREYIDEDEHVFVFDDARLYSKQALVAYFIRQLLLNSEDIIIIDRATDVGQAILENKGSSKVGVVVHAEHFSEGATDGTHILWNNYYEYQFENAQHIDFFITATDLQRQTLSEQFKQYKNDCPRIRTIPVGSIESLQYPEKERKPYSIMTASRLANEKHVDWIVEAVIKAKHQLPQLSFDIYGQGEEQEKIKNIITKHRAEDYIQIKGHRNLRTIYQQYELFIAASQSEGFGLTLMEAVGSGLGMIGFDVNYGSPTFIRHHQNGYLIPIDFEQASTDDITTQIAHMIIRYFEDGPIRAHEVSYDIAESFKTSHIVDLWRQLIEEVLYD, from the coding sequence ATGACGATTTATAATATCAATTTTGGAATCGGTTGGGCCAGTAGTGGTGTTGAATATGCACAAGTGTATCGAGCAAAACTATTAAGGCAATTACCTTATCCAACAAAATTTATATTTTTAGATTTTATTCAATCAGAAAATATTCAAACACTCACAAGCAACATAGGGTTTAAAGATGATGAAGTTATTTGGCTATATCAATACTTCACAGACGTAAAAATCGCTCCTACAACGTACACAGTTGATGATTTAATTTCAGAGTTAGGTAATGAGGTTACTCGAAAAGAACAAAACGGTAAAGTATTACGACTCTATTTAAATAATCAGCAAACATTCGTAACCTGCTATTTAAAAAATGCTAACGAACATTACGTTGATCGTGCAGAGTTTGTGGTGAATGGAATGTTAATTAGGAAAGATTTTTATAGCTATGTAAGAACATTCTCGGAGTATTATGCTCCTTTTAACAATAAAGCTAAAATATATATGCGTCAATTTTATAATGAAAATGGATCAATTGCATATCGCGAATATATAGATGAAGATGAACATGTTTTTGTGTTTGATGATGCACGTTTATACAGTAAACAAGCACTCGTCGCATACTTTATACGTCAATTGCTATTGAATTCAGAGGATATCATTATTATTGATCGAGCAACTGATGTGGGACAAGCCATATTAGAAAACAAGGGATCCAGTAAAGTTGGCGTAGTCGTTCACGCTGAACATTTCAGTGAAGGTGCGACTGATGGGACTCACATTTTATGGAATAATTATTATGAGTATCAATTCGAAAATGCACAGCATATTGATTTCTTTATCACAGCGACAGATTTGCAAAGGCAGACACTAAGTGAACAATTTAAACAATATAAGAATGATTGTCCACGTATACGTACAATTCCAGTAGGTAGTATAGAATCGTTACAATATCCTGAAAAAGAAAGAAAACCATATTCCATCATGACCGCATCACGTCTTGCTAACGAAAAACATGTTGATTGGATAGTGGAAGCTGTGATTAAAGCTAAACATCAGTTACCTCAATTGAGTTTTGATATCTACGGACAAGGAGAAGAACAAGAAAAAATTAAAAATATTATTACCAAACATCGTGCTGAGGATTACATACAAATTAAAGGACATAGAAATCTTCGTACAATATATCAGCAATATGAATTATTCATAGCGGCCTCACAAAGTGAAGGGTTCGGACTGACATTAATGGAAGCGGTTGGCTCTGGTTTAGGTATGATTGGATTTGATGTGAATTATGGCAGTCCGACATTTATTCGACATCATCAAAATGGCTATTTGATACCGATAGATTTTGAACAAGCGTCTACTGATGATATCACAACGCAAATCGCTCATATGATTATTCGATATTTTGAAGATGGTCCCATAAGGGCACATGAGGTATCGTATGACATTGCAGAATCATTTAAAACATCGCATATTGTTGATCTATGGAGACAACTCATTGAAGAGGTGCTATATGATTAA
- the gtfB gene encoding accessory Sec system glycosylation chaperone GtfB, with the protein MINLFENYNQETQELHQSLKRAGYNHFTIVINDDGFLPDDVTSPYRFFTAYQIYEDDTPAFFNDIDTPPFWEIKGDATMATITDMGELRGKIFYKEHYKTRVVSHVEWLDSKQRLRSVDYYTKEGFKFAETVYDLLGNAILKKYMTREGKEVIYENYVTNDVVVEYEGKSYFFESYTEWIKFYLSEMGIEIKEVIFNTLSTPFLAIYHLPTLKKGILFWQEQSQGYVPGNMKVMLSPNLQSRFAVIVPNQNEYKLIKEQLSREEQQAVYASGYLYDTYKRNHYSKNVLTLTNSDQIPHVETLVRLHKDYQFHIGAKTEMSSKLLSLSQYENVKLYPIIKEQTVQTLYQQCDIYLDINEGNEIGNAVRSAYNHQLLIMGYKEVVHNQDFVAIENQFLVNDISQLSNALKEIGNHRGQFETRLALQQRHANAVPVSTFKYALVQALSG; encoded by the coding sequence ATGATTAATTTATTCGAAAATTATAATCAAGAAACACAGGAATTACATCAATCTCTTAAGCGTGCTGGTTACAATCACTTTACGATTGTAATTAATGATGATGGATTTTTACCTGATGATGTGACATCGCCGTATCGTTTTTTCACAGCATATCAAATTTATGAAGATGATACCCCTGCTTTTTTTAATGATATTGATACGCCGCCTTTTTGGGAAATTAAAGGAGATGCGACAATGGCTACCATTACAGATATGGGTGAGCTTAGAGGTAAAATCTTTTATAAGGAACATTATAAGACACGTGTAGTTAGCCATGTAGAGTGGCTTGATTCAAAACAGCGTTTGCGTTCGGTTGATTATTATACAAAAGAAGGATTTAAATTTGCTGAAACAGTTTACGATTTGTTAGGTAATGCAATATTAAAAAAGTATATGACACGTGAAGGTAAAGAAGTGATTTATGAGAATTATGTAACTAACGATGTAGTTGTAGAATATGAAGGGAAATCTTATTTTTTTGAGTCATATACAGAGTGGATTAAATTTTACTTGAGTGAAATGGGCATTGAGATAAAAGAAGTTATATTTAATACTTTATCAACACCATTTTTAGCAATTTATCATTTGCCGACATTGAAAAAAGGTATTTTATTTTGGCAAGAACAATCTCAGGGTTATGTCCCAGGAAATATGAAAGTCATGTTATCACCAAACCTTCAAAGTCGCTTTGCCGTTATTGTCCCTAATCAGAATGAATACAAATTGATCAAGGAACAACTATCTAGGGAGGAACAACAGGCAGTATATGCATCTGGTTACTTATATGACACGTATAAACGGAATCATTATTCTAAGAATGTATTAACATTAACAAATTCAGATCAAATACCACATGTTGAAACGTTGGTACGTTTGCATAAAGATTATCAATTTCACATAGGCGCTAAAACTGAGATGTCTTCAAAATTATTAAGTTTATCGCAATATGAAAATGTTAAATTATATCCAATAATTAAAGAACAAACAGTTCAAACCTTATATCAACAATGTGACATCTATTTAGATATTAATGAGGGGAACGAAATAGGGAATGCTGTAAGAAGCGCATATAATCATCAATTGTTAATTATGGGATATAAAGAGGTTGTTCATAATCAAGATTTCGTTGCAATAGAAAATCAGTTTCTTGTAAATGATATAAGTCAGTTGAGTAACGCTTTGAAAGAGATAGGAAATCATCGTGGTCAATTTGAAACACGTTTAGCACTACAACAACGTCATGCTAATGCTGTGCCGGTATCAACATTTAAATACGCATTAGTACAAGCATTAAGTGGTTAA
- a CDS encoding membrane protein, producing the protein MENFDKSYHDKTGDVLGALSYLSVFFAPVLFPLIVWIVGQPPASTYSRNALFNHILSWVCLVLGLISFAAGLSLIDSTNGVAVLVIGVIIGGILLIASLVLFIINIVKGIKLLMI; encoded by the coding sequence ATGGAAAATTTTGATAAAAGTTATCATGATAAAACGGGTGATGTATTAGGGGCTTTAAGTTATCTAAGTGTATTTTTCGCACCTGTATTGTTTCCATTAATCGTATGGATTGTTGGACAACCACCAGCATCTACGTATTCAAGAAATGCATTATTTAACCATATTTTGAGTTGGGTGTGTTTGGTATTAGGACTTATATCATTTGCTGCTGGACTATCCTTGATTGATTCGACAAATGGAGTCGCTGTACTAGTGATAGGAGTAATTATTGGAGGTATTCTACTTATCGCTTCGCTTGTATTATTTATTATTAATATTGTGAAGGGTATCAAATTATTGATGATATAG